atagtcaccgattattttaatactcgattagtcatcgattagtcgactaatcgttgcagcccgaATGGTCATACTGACCTTAGAGCTTGATTAGTCAACATATTTAATTGACAACAACTTTGATAATTAATCACATAAGCCAATTATCTACCAAACAGTGTCAGCCCCCTGCTTCTCTTTCTCTATGTTATGTCATTGTAAACTGATAatcttttggttttggactgttgctaTTATGAACAagatttttcactattttctgatttttttattagGTTTTGTGTAATACTAGTTTTGTTTGTGTCCTTTGAACAGAAAGACTTGTTCGAGCCCCGATTCCTCGGGAACTGGTGAAGGTTCTTGGTGTTGAGGTAAGCAGATAGCGCTCAGTggtaaggatagaccgatacatcggccggccgatacgcgcgtgggttcgcggatttatttttccctggcactttttttcatttgaaagtatgtggttaagttgaacaaagctgttgaatcctactgtgtacagtagttgttgttttatttatgcttcagcttaaatatttgtttattttataaagacattactggaagatttaagagcactgaactctttttttttatttgaatgtataataataataataatattctacctgttctacctcagcTTTCCATCTTGttgtagtattttttactgttcaataaatgtttcttattttaaacttgagacctgtaatatttgttatcattgtgtcattttttttatgtaaattgagggagcaaaagcagtatcggccccaaatatcggctcaagaaaatcggcagtccataatcggtcatcggctaagggtgatggaaaaaaatcggcatcggccctaaaaaaatccatatcggtctatccctactcAGTGGTCACGTGATGTGCTGTATAGTGTAACTAAACCGTGTGTGATCTCTTGTGCAGTTTTCAGTCATGTTGTCAAAGTCTTTAATGTGCTGTCTGCAGATTCACTTCTCTGTAAATGTCCTCTGTGCCATTGTCTGGTTTCCAGTCTCAGACCCCCTCTAAAGCGGGGGCCTTCACCCGGGCATTCCTGAAGAACAGCATTCTGCCGAACACACAACAGGATGTACAGGGCATATTGAGTCACAAGGCGCTGATACTGGGCTACGCCACGTCCAAGAAGGACAAGTCCAAGAGGAGCAGCAAGAAAGCCAAAGGACTCAACGCTCGGCAGAAGAGGGCGATGAAGATCTTCCAGATCAAACCTGAGCACCAGAGGTTGGTGGGGAATCTGAAGGATAGGAAAACATGTGCCTGGATAGTTGATGTACATGACCATGTCAAAATATTCTTTTCAGAATTGACTGTGGTGCATTTCCCATGTAGCCTGCAGTTTTcagcccctcctctctcctcagcaTCACAGTCTTTGTCATTATCGTTGTAGATACGAGCTTTTCCTGCCTCTGCATGAACACTGGAAACAGTACATCACTGACCTGTGTGGTGGATTTAAACCAACAAGGTAAATCTGTTTGGAGTTCCACAGACGCTGACATTCCTCATGAACAGCTCACTTGAAGCGATTTCATAAGTCTGTATTACTTTAGCTTCATGTGTTGTGCTTTTTCAGCACTCCACAGTTTGTGCAACAGAAGCTCCTGAAGGCAGACTTCCATGGTGCCATCCTCACAGGTAGATGTTTAGTTTTCTCTAAAATTAACATCACAGTGTCGTTAAtcagtcaggttaatttccagggctggtacctgcggttattccacaggctagttaataacatgtcaggcaggaaatccaaagtgtgggatcattttgagaaggtgaaggacgaacccaaggtgatatgtaaactcatcttcattggtcgactacaaacatgacgtatcatctgaaacatggaagtagctacatgcccattagcccacagcgtcattaataggcggctcgctcagtgtgtgacgtgcacttggagataaaatataggcctatattaatgaaggttcattagtatggttttgtatttctctgtaatgtagcacagtgttaacaatgttactgatactattctttctcacaccttcaactcaaaccaccaaaatatatcatttaatcattacattaatatcataaacatgcaggcgactagtcaactaatggccctaaatgacgactttTGGTCGAcgaggaaaattcttagtctggggcagccctaatttctgtacaagatttattttttcttactgtTCGACTAATTGCTACTTTTAAAACTTAAACACCATTGTGACATGCACACATTCCAGAGCGGCTACTTTTCAGGTTGTGATGGCTGCGCCCAAAGGTAAACCAAGTTCAACtttggaacgcagcagcccatgctgcatgtcatgtgacgtaGAACAACCAGTCACATCCTACAAATGTCTTTtccttcttccataaatatcagtctgtggtaaatatggaaaagttgatcatgttgatgaagggctacccagagctctacatctgtcccacagacgataggcctacacacttataaacagctcctggaagaagatcagctctgcactcaggatttcaggttaaaaggctatgatatggtgcttgttaaggttgcttagcaacctcagacgcaacctgccgcacttgaaagctggctcaaaaaaggcACAGAAGTAGCACCAAGCACCTGACCTCACGTTTTCCAGGCAGAATGCAACACACATTTCGGTCTGTGATGTTTCACCATCCGATTACATGAGCTGTAAGGAACATACAGCCCATGCTTATAAAGTTGTTTATCATAATGGTGAGAATTGGGTTTTAAATTTCCGATTATTGACTTTGCTGCATCAAGATGCAGTAGTTCGGGGTGtctgtggcttagtggtagagcaggcgccccatgtacaaggctgttgacgcagcagcccgggttcgactccagcctgtggccctttgctgcatgtctctccctctctctccccctttcacacttcaccatcctatcaattaaaggcaaaaaatgcccattaaaaatatctttaagatGCAATAGTTTAAGAGAGAATGGCGATGTAAAGATCCACCTTAGTAAAGATGCTGAGTTTAACCTCGCACAGCTAGACGTCTCAAGTTCAGTTGTTGCCACAGTCTGTAACAATcaccaaagaaaatcttttgTGTCCAGAGTGTCCATCAGCAGTTTTCAAACTATGCGGGTGATGTTTCTAAAGATACTGTGTGAGGTGAAAGGGACACATGCATGCAGGTGctgtaaaaacaacagaagTAGTTATCTTAGTTTGCCTTCTTATCGACACGTTCAGCAGTTGAAGCTgcatcagaggctgtgacaCACACCTCATGGAGGAACTTAACAACCCTCAGTGCCCACTTTCTGCAAATGCAAATCTCCAAGGAATCCAGGAGGTTTTTTTCATATCAAATACACTTTATAAGTTATCGATCAAAGCCTGTTATGAGACCAGCATGGTGTCAGTTGGTATGAGGGCTGAGTTTGTCCAGTCAGGTGTAAAAAGGATTCATGTTTATGTCTGTATGAAGATGAGAATTGATGTACAGTTTAAATGGGACTTGTGACCCACTGAACGGTTTATCTTATTGATCGCT
The Epinephelus lanceolatus isolate andai-2023 chromosome 2, ASM4190304v1, whole genome shotgun sequence DNA segment above includes these coding regions:
- the pop4 gene encoding ribonuclease P protein subunit p29 isoform X1 is translated as MDERLVRAPIPRELVKVLGVESQTPSKAGAFTRAFLKNSILPNTQQDVQGILSHKALILGYATSKKDKSKRSSKKAKGLNARQKRAMKIFQIKPEHQRYELFLPLHEHWKQYITDLCGGFKPTSTPQFVQQKLLKADFHGAILTVVRSKCPSYVGTTGILVQELKHVFNFITKENRLKVIPKRNSVFSVETNGFVSYIYGSKFEQRASERSAKKFKVRGTIDL
- the pop4 gene encoding ribonuclease P protein subunit p29 isoform X2, with amino-acid sequence MDERLVRAPIPRELVKVLGVESQTPSKAGAFTRAFLKNSILPNTQQDVQGILSHKALILGYATSKKDKSKRSSKKAKGLNARQKRAMKIFQIKPEHQRYELFLPLHEHWKQYITDLCGGFKPTSTPQFVQQKLLKADFHGAILTVIPKRNSVFSVETNGFVSYIYGSKFEQRASERSAKKFKVRGTIDL